In one window of Candidatus Zixiibacteriota bacterium DNA:
- a CDS encoding glutamate mutase L, whose amino-acid sequence MAKMNPEDIQVILATDCGSTTTKAILIEKRDGEFRLIVRGEAPTTVEAPFEDVTKGVLNAVGEVEELSNRKLLDEEGRIISPAKGNVGTDIYISTSSAGGGLQMMVAGVVRSMTAESAERAALGAGAIVMDVIASNDKRLPHQQIERIRHLRPDMILLSGGIDGGTTTHVVEIAELISAADPKPRLGSGYHLPVIYAGNKEAAKAVEETLSKKVDLRTVENIRPVLERENLGPAREEIHELFMEHVMAQAPGYRTLMTWTDAPIMPTPGAVGLIIKTIADMEGIEAVGVDIGGATTDVFSVFRPGGAEGVFNRTVSANLGMSYSISNVFAEATLPMVMRWVPFHMDERDLRNRVKNKMIRPTTIPQSMEELIFEQAIAKEALRLAFIQHKNFATVLKGVQQQRTIADAFEQTASGATLVNMMTLDILVGSGGVLSHAPRRQQSALMLIDAFLPEGITRLAVDSIFMMPQLGILSTIHKQAATEVFNKDCLIHLGTCVAPAGEVKKPGPVMEYKITLLDGKVEAGTLEFGQMKLIPLGVADNGLPFKAKAELVPLRGLDLGKGKGNKVETELPGGVTGIILDGRGRPFELPTDETIRVNKLKEWMLELNIYPKDALERL is encoded by the coding sequence ATGGCAAAGATGAATCCTGAAGATATCCAGGTAATCCTGGCAACCGACTGCGGCTCTACGACTACGAAGGCAATTCTGATTGAGAAACGTGACGGTGAATTCCGGCTGATTGTCCGCGGTGAGGCTCCCACAACGGTCGAGGCCCCCTTTGAGGATGTTACCAAGGGCGTGCTCAATGCGGTGGGCGAGGTTGAGGAATTATCCAACCGCAAATTACTGGACGAGGAAGGCAGAATTATATCGCCCGCCAAAGGAAATGTGGGCACCGATATTTATATCTCGACATCCTCCGCCGGAGGCGGTCTTCAGATGATGGTGGCAGGAGTGGTTCGTTCCATGACCGCCGAATCGGCCGAGCGTGCCGCGCTGGGCGCGGGAGCGATTGTTATGGATGTCATCGCTTCCAACGATAAACGTCTTCCCCATCAGCAAATAGAACGTATTCGTCACCTCCGCCCCGACATGATTCTTCTATCCGGCGGCATTGACGGTGGCACCACAACCCACGTTGTGGAGATAGCGGAATTGATTTCGGCCGCCGACCCGAAGCCCCGTCTTGGGTCAGGTTATCACCTGCCCGTGATCTATGCGGGTAACAAGGAAGCCGCTAAGGCGGTGGAGGAGACCCTTTCCAAGAAGGTTGATTTGCGCACCGTTGAGAATATTCGTCCGGTACTGGAACGGGAGAATCTCGGCCCGGCCCGCGAGGAAATCCATGAGTTGTTTATGGAGCATGTGATGGCGCAGGCCCCCGGCTACCGAACCCTGATGACTTGGACCGATGCCCCTATCATGCCGACGCCTGGCGCCGTGGGATTGATTATCAAGACCATCGCCGATATGGAGGGAATCGAGGCGGTTGGTGTCGATATCGGCGGCGCCACCACCGACGTTTTCTCGGTCTTTCGGCCAGGAGGCGCCGAGGGTGTTTTTAACCGAACCGTATCGGCCAATCTTGGCATGAGTTATTCTATCTCCAACGTCTTTGCCGAGGCCACCCTGCCGATGGTAATGCGTTGGGTTCCGTTCCATATGGATGAGCGCGATTTGCGCAACCGGGTCAAGAACAAAATGATCCGGCCCACGACCATACCGCAATCGATGGAGGAACTGATCTTCGAGCAGGCTATCGCCAAAGAGGCGCTCCGCCTGGCTTTCATTCAACATAAGAATTTCGCCACCGTGCTCAAAGGCGTACAGCAGCAGAGGACAATCGCCGATGCTTTCGAGCAGACCGCCTCAGGAGCCACGCTGGTTAATATGATGACACTCGATATCCTGGTCGGTTCCGGAGGCGTTCTCTCCCATGCCCCGCGACGACAGCAATCGGCCCTGATGCTGATTGATGCTTTTCTGCCTGAAGGAATCACCCGCCTTGCCGTGGATTCCATCTTCATGATGCCTCAGTTGGGGATCCTTTCCACGATACATAAACAAGCCGCCACCGAAGTATTCAACAAGGACTGTTTGATTCATTTGGGCACATGTGTCGCTCCGGCCGGTGAAGTGAAAAAGCCTGGTCCGGTCATGGAATATAAAATCACTCTTCTTGATGGAAAAGTGGAGGCGGGCACACTCGAATTCGGTCAGATGAAACTCATCCCTCTGGGCGTGGCAGATAACGGTCTGCCGTTTAAAGCCAAAGCGGAGCTGGTACCGCTTCGCGGCCTGGACCTGGGGAAGGGTAAGGGAAATAAGGTCGAAACCGAACTTCCGGGCGGCGTCACCGGGATAATTCTTGACGGACGTGGTCGTCCGTTCGAGCTTCCGACCGACGAAACGATCAGAGTCAATAAATTGAAAGAGTGGATGCTTGAGCTTAATATTTACCCCAAAGATGCTCTGGAGCGGCTGTAA
- a CDS encoding tetratricopeptide repeat protein: MARNSFSPGGYEIIRFLGSGGTAHVYLAQRLSDSHLQALKIPLDDTSPSREKFLPLIRREHDLIGQLRYPGLVRVWGVNEMEATLPFLTLEFCPGVTLDQIGEPDTSELLLNIISSISINLYFLRLAGLSHGDLKPQNIFLNNQLTSYINGNLSYSKISDFSLALRDTEEKDARLGLGTVGYMAPETVDSGLLDYRSDIFSLGVIAYRLATGNHPFLEDEIDPVRINARVKEYDPPAPETLNSSLPGGFSDLVKMMLAKEPQKRPESGFAICVMLEKLGAGYPFRRAIRPKHLLELKKADDCLSLLNRAPFKLESPIVERLYDYSGEDLSKLRNILEINFSLGLISWHQGYIIVKGGPEQIIYPRRLQVQVGNGYRRLSYSAKKKAVMAAILGSAEAAETIGLLISANEKAFLTRPLFYAISGQLSRCTVRRFAGLLAHLAHHKAPTNPMAAHLYMRAEDLQDGYAVAWDMVNALIDRNENAGALELLSAMEKTCRIKNETAKLGLVLMKRADLEKTIGEANWAEETYLQIIDLYRGQPSDKLLAETYKDLGDLYKMKQDYKSGVEALEKARLIYSDIGDQLELSHTLNNIGNIHSISGQMDKAYNYFRQAFRIQRRLEAKSDVASTLNNMSFIFYVRGRLDRVIRVITLSLNLNREIGNALEIARALNNRGFFYNEIGRFDKALEDLQESLEINRKIGNKKELLFNLDNLTQVMISAGRLKESFQFLREGMNLASELADMPHTGVFTGNMAVVQKRMGHYGKAMESAARAVAIGEQLDANNDHILSRINLADLYYRLNDRGRARNTIETALKLAQERGDKRALTSIYSILSLIDNDFSLMEKAETIAMETKVLRDISLVRLKKSALLLQAGNNENAFQVLSRLTTTFREDNPDIENAGYFIFLGDHYLSRGNLQEARTFLEKGYRIASDSALLPEMISAAVGMGRIHTVLHDYETAYAYYKKAINGVKAIADDIKDDSLRQSFLSDRKIASLAGEVKKLSQLLAKK, translated from the coding sequence ATGGCCAGAAATTCCTTCTCTCCCGGCGGATATGAAATCATCCGCTTCCTGGGAAGCGGCGGGACGGCTCATGTTTATCTGGCCCAAAGACTCTCCGATTCGCACCTCCAGGCTCTTAAGATACCGCTCGATGACACCTCCCCATCAAGGGAAAAATTCTTGCCTCTTATTCGGCGTGAGCATGATTTAATCGGTCAATTGAGATATCCCGGTCTGGTCCGCGTATGGGGGGTAAATGAAATGGAGGCAACTCTTCCCTTCCTGACCCTGGAATTCTGCCCCGGAGTGACTCTTGATCAAATTGGAGAGCCTGACACCAGCGAGCTTCTCCTGAATATTATTTCATCAATAAGTATCAATCTCTATTTTTTGAGGCTGGCCGGCCTCAGTCACGGGGATCTGAAACCCCAAAATATTTTCCTTAATAATCAATTGACATCATATATCAATGGAAATTTGAGCTACTCCAAAATCTCTGATTTCTCATTGGCCTTAAGAGATACGGAAGAAAAGGATGCCCGGCTGGGGCTTGGCACTGTTGGATATATGGCGCCGGAGACAGTCGATAGCGGCCTCCTCGACTATCGTTCCGATATTTTTTCCCTGGGTGTGATAGCCTATCGGTTGGCGACCGGAAATCATCCCTTTCTCGAAGATGAAATCGATCCGGTTCGCATCAATGCCCGGGTTAAAGAATATGATCCGCCTGCTCCCGAGACTCTGAATAGCTCTCTCCCCGGCGGTTTTTCCGATCTGGTTAAGATGATGCTGGCCAAGGAGCCTCAAAAGCGGCCGGAAAGCGGCTTCGCTATCTGCGTGATGTTGGAAAAGCTTGGGGCCGGATATCCTTTTCGCAGGGCGATCAGGCCGAAACATCTGCTCGAATTAAAGAAAGCGGATGATTGTCTATCTTTATTAAACAGGGCCCCTTTTAAACTCGAGTCGCCGATTGTCGAGAGACTATATGATTATTCCGGCGAGGACTTGTCCAAACTAAGGAATATTCTGGAAATCAACTTTTCTTTGGGCCTTATCAGTTGGCATCAGGGTTATATCATTGTCAAAGGCGGGCCGGAGCAGATAATCTACCCCCGCCGACTGCAGGTGCAGGTGGGTAACGGTTATCGCCGGCTCAGCTATTCAGCGAAAAAGAAAGCGGTAATGGCCGCAATTCTGGGAAGTGCGGAAGCGGCGGAAACCATCGGTCTTCTGATCTCGGCAAATGAAAAAGCGTTTCTTACTCGCCCCCTTTTTTATGCCATATCGGGACAACTATCCCGGTGTACGGTCAGGCGCTTCGCTGGTTTGCTGGCCCACCTGGCCCATCATAAGGCCCCGACCAATCCGATGGCGGCCCATCTCTACATGCGCGCCGAGGATTTGCAGGATGGGTATGCCGTTGCCTGGGATATGGTAAATGCCTTAATCGATCGGAATGAAAATGCCGGGGCTCTGGAATTGTTAAGTGCCATGGAGAAAACATGTCGGATTAAGAACGAGACGGCCAAGCTCGGCCTCGTCCTGATGAAAAGAGCCGACCTGGAAAAGACTATTGGCGAAGCGAATTGGGCCGAGGAAACTTATCTGCAAATCATCGATCTTTACCGGGGGCAGCCCTCCGATAAACTGCTGGCCGAGACATACAAAGATCTGGGCGACCTTTACAAAATGAAGCAGGACTATAAATCAGGTGTTGAGGCCCTCGAAAAAGCGCGGCTGATATACAGTGATATCGGAGACCAATTGGAGTTGTCACATACGCTCAACAATATCGGCAATATCCATTCTATCAGCGGCCAGATGGATAAAGCCTATAATTATTTCAGGCAGGCCTTCAGGATTCAGCGGCGGCTTGAGGCAAAATCCGATGTCGCCTCGACGCTCAACAATATGAGTTTCATTTTCTATGTCCGGGGTCGCCTTGATCGGGTCATCAGGGTCATAACTCTGTCACTCAATTTGAACCGCGAGATCGGCAACGCATTGGAGATTGCCCGGGCTCTTAATAATCGAGGATTCTTTTATAATGAAATCGGGCGATTCGACAAGGCGCTGGAAGATCTTCAGGAATCTTTGGAAATAAATCGCAAGATTGGTAACAAGAAGGAATTGCTGTTTAACCTCGACAACCTGACTCAGGTCATGATCTCCGCAGGGCGACTTAAGGAATCTTTTCAGTTCTTGAGAGAGGGCATGAATCTGGCCTCCGAACTGGCCGATATGCCTCACACCGGGGTTTTTACTGGTAACATGGCGGTGGTTCAAAAGCGGATGGGGCACTACGGCAAAGCTATGGAGAGCGCCGCCCGGGCGGTCGCAATCGGAGAGCAACTTGATGCCAATAACGACCATATTCTCAGTCGTATCAATCTAGCCGACCTTTATTATAGGCTGAACGATCGGGGCCGCGCTCGAAATACCATTGAAACTGCGCTGAAGCTGGCACAGGAGCGTGGTGACAAAAGAGCGCTTACATCCATCTATTCCATCCTTTCCCTTATCGATAATGATTTCTCATTGATGGAGAAAGCCGAGACGATCGCCATGGAAACCAAAGTCTTGCGCGATATCAGCCTTGTGAGATTGAAAAAGAGCGCGCTGCTGCTTCAAGCCGGGAATAATGAAAATGCTTTCCAAGTACTGAGCAGATTGACCACCACTTTCCGGGAAGATAATCCCGATATCGAAAATGCGGGATATTTCATTTTCTTAGGCGATCACTATCTAAGCCGGGGAAATCTTCAGGAAGCGCGCACATTCCTTGAAAAGGGTTATCGTATCGCCTCCGATTCGGCTCTTCTGCCCGAAATGATAAGCGCGGCCGTCGGGATGGGCAGAATTCATACTGTGCTGCATGATTATGAGACCGCCTACGCTTATTATAAAAAAGCCATAAATGGGGTCAAAGCCATCGCTGATGATATAAAGGATGATTCGCTCCGGCAGAGTTTTCTATCAGATCGAAAAATCGCCTCTCTCGCTGGCGAGGTAAAAAAGCTCAGCCAACTTCTGGCCAAAAAATAA
- a CDS encoding biopolymer transporter ExbD: MRRREYRAMAEINVTNLVDVVLVLLIIFMISAPLLQSGIEVDLPKTKTAALDDQAEGVVLTIDKKGGIFINDVWTKIANFETALDKELKKASRSSVYLRADSLVPYGIVVDVIGRMKSMGIKELGLITTKEESEKAKKK; this comes from the coding sequence ATGCGACGCCGTGAATACAGAGCCATGGCGGAGATAAACGTTACCAATCTGGTCGATGTCGTCTTGGTCTTATTGATAATATTCATGATTTCGGCGCCCCTTCTTCAATCAGGGATCGAGGTCGATCTTCCCAAAACCAAAACAGCCGCTCTTGACGACCAAGCGGAAGGGGTAGTTCTTACGATTGACAAGAAAGGCGGTATTTTCATCAACGATGTTTGGACCAAAATTGCCAATTTTGAGACGGCTCTCGATAAGGAACTTAAAAAAGCCAGCCGATCATCAGTTTACTTGCGTGCCGACTCTCTTGTACCATACGGTATCGTTGTTGATGTCATCGGCCGCATGAAGAGCATGGGGATAAAGGAACTGGGACTGATAACCACCAAGGAAGAATCCGAAAAGGCCAAAAAGAAATGA
- the tolB gene encoding Tol-Pal system beta propeller repeat protein TolB, whose translation MKTITRLFFFGVLLISTTLFAQSGPVRDIRGRLTEKSSFEPTKIGVEEVRYVGINYITAADSLIMRECGAILRKDLDFSPYFEIVLVDSFFMKHMELQEMTLLGWKWLGSAYVVRLEAEFPGDNVRLRYRLFAADSEKEIHKEKFETNKIYYRALAHEMADDIVKFLTGDQGIFRCKIAYIKHVRGNKELFISDYDGFDERQLTNNKAINISPTFSPDGEYIFFTSYVDGFPKIYMLTTSDNSMNLIAGYPGINAAPAVSPDGKQIACVLSKDGNSEIYTLDRKGKIIKRLTYSWAIESSPTWSPDGKEIAFTSDRTGSPQIYVMDAEGLNVRRLTFEGKYNDSPCWSPRGDRISYISRDRIFKIYSVDINGRDLRVLAEIGDNENPHFSPDGNHIIFSSTRWGQSDLYMMDLFGRKQQRITTDGGYSNPVWSPLRK comes from the coding sequence ATGAAAACCATAACAAGATTATTCTTCTTCGGCGTGCTTCTCATATCGACCACCCTTTTTGCCCAGAGCGGGCCGGTGCGCGATATCCGTGGCCGCCTGACCGAAAAGAGCTCCTTTGAGCCGACCAAAATCGGTGTCGAGGAAGTGAGATATGTCGGCATCAATTACATCACTGCCGCCGACTCGCTGATTATGCGGGAATGCGGCGCCATCCTTCGAAAAGACCTTGATTTTTCTCCCTACTTCGAAATTGTCCTGGTTGATAGTTTCTTTATGAAGCATATGGAGCTGCAGGAGATGACCTTACTCGGATGGAAATGGCTCGGTTCCGCCTATGTCGTCAGGCTCGAGGCTGAATTCCCCGGGGATAATGTGCGCCTGCGCTATCGGCTATTTGCAGCCGACTCCGAAAAAGAAATCCATAAGGAAAAATTCGAGACCAACAAAATCTATTACCGGGCCCTGGCGCATGAGATGGCCGATGATATCGTCAAATTCCTAACCGGCGATCAGGGGATATTTCGCTGCAAAATAGCCTATATTAAGCATGTCAGAGGCAATAAGGAACTCTTCATATCCGACTACGACGGTTTTGACGAGCGGCAATTGACCAACAATAAGGCGATCAATATTTCTCCGACCTTTTCCCCTGACGGCGAGTATATCTTTTTTACCAGTTATGTCGATGGGTTTCCCAAAATTTATATGCTTACGACCAGCGACAACAGCATGAATTTGATTGCCGGCTATCCCGGGATAAATGCCGCACCGGCTGTCTCACCCGACGGTAAACAGATTGCCTGCGTTCTCTCCAAGGACGGTAATTCTGAAATATATACGCTTGATAGAAAAGGCAAGATTATCAAACGTTTGACCTATAGCTGGGCCATAGAATCGTCACCCACCTGGTCGCCGGACGGCAAAGAAATAGCTTTTACCTCGGATCGCACCGGTTCCCCTCAAATATACGTTATGGATGCCGAAGGGCTGAATGTCCGACGGCTCACGTTTGAAGGAAAATACAATGATTCCCCCTGCTGGTCGCCCCGCGGTGACAGGATTTCCTATATCAGTCGTGACAGAATATTTAAGATATATTCTGTCGACATTAACGGAAGAGACCTGCGAGTTCTGGCCGAAATTGGAGATAATGAAAACCCTCATTTCTCTCCGGATGGCAATCATATCATATTTTCTTCCACCCGCTGGGGGCAGTCGGATCTGTATATGATGGATTTATTCGGCCGCAAACAGCAAAGAATAACGACTGACGGGGGGTATTCCAACCCGGTCTGGTCGCCATTGCGAAAATAG
- the ybgF gene encoding tol-pal system protein YbgF, translated as MDTRRTIIGPAAIFFMTALFLLAGCAMKRDIVQLETKVDTIRTDQQQTRDVVMRLDSLLSSESDASLKLRAEIRSTIGDMIEQFRGMQASVSDLQDKVNMLSQNHSSRPVISSNLPGANAGDSATGRTAPAVDCQALYDDSFINLRRGQYEDAIKGFGDYLKYCGTQEGAANARFWIGESYYSMEKYKEAIAEFETLLRDYSKSEKRPGALYKIARSYEELGQKKEAKAKFKTLVDDYPGTLEASQAKEKLKELK; from the coding sequence ATGGACACGCGCAGAACAATAATCGGACCGGCCGCCATATTTTTTATGACGGCCCTGTTTCTCTTGGCCGGCTGTGCCATGAAGCGGGATATAGTCCAGCTTGAGACGAAGGTGGACACTATCCGCACCGACCAGCAGCAGACCAGAGATGTTGTGATGCGTCTGGATTCGCTGCTTAGTTCCGAATCGGATGCTTCTCTGAAACTGCGGGCGGAAATTCGGAGCACGATCGGCGATATGATCGAGCAATTCCGGGGCATGCAGGCCTCCGTCAGCGATCTCCAGGATAAAGTCAATATGCTCTCGCAGAATCATTCCTCCCGTCCGGTAATTTCCTCCAATCTTCCGGGAGCAAATGCCGGCGACAGCGCGACGGGACGCACCGCTCCGGCGGTCGATTGCCAGGCGCTGTATGATGATTCCTTTATCAATCTTCGACGCGGCCAGTATGAAGATGCCATTAAAGGATTCGGCGATTACCTGAAATACTGTGGGACACAAGAGGGGGCGGCCAATGCTCGATTCTGGATTGGCGAGTCGTATTACTCGATGGAGAAATACAAAGAGGCGATTGCCGAATTCGAGACCTTGCTGCGTGATTACTCCAAATCCGAAAAGCGACCGGGCGCTCTCTATAAGATAGCCCGTTCCTATGAGGAGTTGGGACAGAAGAAAGAAGCCAAAGCCAAATTTAAGACGCTGGTTGACGACTATCCCGGCACCCTTGAGGCCTCTCAGGCCAAGGAGAAACTAAAAGAGCTGAAATAA
- the pal gene encoding peptidoglycan-associated lipoprotein Pal, translating to MKKLFLLVLALTTLMLFFGCGSKPKPVEETKPVITEPTPPKEEPKPEPKPEPVIKKITESDFKAVYFDFDKYNLVDSAKAALDFNAQVLKDNPSVIVRIEGNCDERGTVEYNISLGEKRANSAKQFLMGLGIPESQMQTISFGKEKPVALGHDEASWAKNRRDDFKIISQ from the coding sequence ATGAAGAAATTATTCCTGCTGGTACTCGCCCTGACAACTCTGATGTTATTTTTCGGATGCGGCTCGAAGCCGAAACCGGTTGAGGAGACCAAGCCCGTTATAACCGAGCCGACCCCTCCCAAAGAGGAACCGAAGCCGGAGCCAAAACCGGAGCCGGTTATCAAGAAGATCACCGAGTCTGATTTTAAGGCCGTGTACTTCGACTTCGACAAATATAATCTGGTTGATTCGGCTAAAGCCGCTCTCGACTTCAACGCTCAGGTTCTCAAAGACAATCCGAGCGTGATAGTCCGGATCGAGGGTAACTGTGACGAGCGAGGTACCGTGGAGTATAACATTTCTCTCGGCGAAAAAAGAGCCAATTCGGCCAAACAATTTCTGATGGGCCTGGGTATTCCGGAATCACAGATGCAGACTATCAGTTTCGGCAAAGAAAAACCGGTTGCCCTGGGTCATGATGAAGCCTCATGGGCCAAGAATCGGCGTGACGATTTTAAAATAATATCGCAGTGA
- a CDS encoding MotA/TolQ/ExbB proton channel family protein — protein sequence MEIQYILSLGLLSGGVWQIVGQSSLFGSIILIILVCFSLISWAIMFNKWRLFKRVDQQSKLFLSSFRRSNKFTDVFSQANTFKLTPYSGLFLAGYNEIRDIINRNNETGTVSGNSRRLQKDEIEIVGMTLERATAEEVGRLEKYVVFLATTANTSPFLGLLGTVVGVMDAFWSIGERGSASLAVVAPGIAEALLATIVGLGAAIPAVIGFNWANNKLKYFYDQTSNFSLELLTRIKKEAS from the coding sequence ATGGAAATTCAATACATTCTATCTCTGGGACTTCTTTCCGGAGGTGTCTGGCAAATAGTGGGACAATCCAGCCTGTTCGGTTCAATTATTCTGATAATTCTCGTCTGCTTCTCGCTGATATCCTGGGCCATCATGTTCAACAAGTGGCGTTTATTCAAGAGAGTTGACCAGCAGAGCAAGCTGTTTCTGAGTTCGTTCCGAAGGTCAAACAAATTCACCGACGTTTTCAGTCAGGCTAACACTTTTAAACTGACCCCCTACTCGGGTCTCTTTCTTGCAGGCTATAATGAAATTCGGGATATCATCAATCGTAATAATGAAACCGGGACCGTCTCGGGAAATTCCCGCCGGCTCCAGAAAGACGAAATCGAAATCGTGGGGATGACTCTGGAGCGCGCCACGGCTGAAGAAGTCGGTCGTCTGGAAAAATATGTTGTTTTCCTTGCCACGACCGCCAACACTTCCCCCTTTCTGGGCCTGTTGGGCACCGTAGTCGGCGTGATGGATGCTTTCTGGTCAATTGGCGAGCGGGGATCGGCTTCTCTGGCGGTGGTCGCACCCGGCATCGCCGAAGCGCTGCTGGCCACTATCGTAGGCCTGGGAGCGGCCATACCGGCCGTGATTGGGTTTAACTGGGCCAATAACAAGCTCAAATATTTCTATGACCAAACCTCCAATTTTTCGCTCGAGCTTCTGACCCGGATCAAGAAGGAGGCGAGTTAA
- a CDS encoding TonB C-terminal domain-containing protein, with protein sequence MRQDLLFSILLHVVLIAAMVITAPFKPQYKPNLGDIIKVNLASLPPSFSRGAAKPAVIPKATTAEKKATPLPHKAKAGPADKTKPTKTDNKKQKPALDRGLEDIPGTDTGAKDVSENLSPGSIFGSAAIDNSSFDYPYWFVQAFSKIERNWSNPVYANQALTCIVYFQVIRSGRIIKIEIEQTSGIDTFDRACEQAIKTSEPLPPLPGEFADEIIGIHLEFPYVPQ encoded by the coding sequence ATGAGGCAGGACCTTCTTTTCTCAATACTTCTGCATGTCGTGCTGATAGCCGCCATGGTCATAACCGCCCCATTCAAGCCGCAGTATAAGCCAAATCTTGGCGACATTATCAAAGTCAATCTGGCCTCGCTTCCTCCCTCTTTTTCCCGGGGTGCGGCGAAACCGGCGGTAATTCCCAAAGCGACGACCGCCGAAAAGAAAGCGACTCCTCTCCCCCACAAGGCCAAGGCCGGGCCGGCGGATAAAACCAAACCCACCAAGACGGATAACAAAAAACAGAAACCGGCCCTTGATAGAGGCCTCGAAGATATTCCCGGAACCGATACCGGCGCAAAGGATGTAAGCGAAAATCTCAGCCCCGGATCGATTTTCGGCAGCGCCGCAATCGATAACAGTTCCTTTGACTATCCATACTGGTTTGTCCAGGCCTTCAGTAAGATCGAACGCAACTGGAGTAATCCGGTTTATGCCAACCAGGCTCTGACCTGTATCGTCTATTTTCAGGTGATTCGTTCCGGGCGGATTATTAAGATAGAAATAGAGCAAACCTCAGGGATCGATACTTTCGACCGTGCCTGCGAGCAAGCGATTAAGACATCCGAGCCGTTACCGCCGCTACCCGGCGAATTTGCCGATGAAATCATCGGTATCCACCTCGAATTTCCATACGTGCCTCAATGA
- a CDS encoding FAD-binding oxidoreductase: MTKNADVVIIGGGIIGLAAAFNLAKRKYGKIVVLEKELFLGAGATSKCAGGIRAQFSTKINIQMSMKSEEILAHFEEETGYHALYDQVGYMFLLADERELADFTRAMELQRSLGLKVELIEPSEINKIAPPVRTDDIIKATYCKDDGLADPSDLIQGYATAGRRLGVEMLVETEVTGFTMKGNRITGVITNKGEIETPLVINAAGPFAGLIGKMAGTDVPIDPIRRQIVTTGALDYIPPTFPMVVDFKSGLYFHRESPGLLLGWADKTVKPGFDISVDPDYTDTILMKALDRVPKLETAEVSRSWAGLYETTPDHHAIIGYGNDVEGMFLVAGFSGHGLMHAPAAGIVAAEVICGKEPSIDISPLSPQRFMKGMVHEETNVI, from the coding sequence ATGACAAAGAATGCTGATGTTGTCATAATTGGCGGCGGGATTATTGGTCTGGCGGCTGCCTTCAATTTGGCCAAGCGGAAATATGGCAAGATCGTAGTGCTGGAAAAGGAGCTGTTTCTTGGCGCCGGAGCCACCAGCAAATGCGCCGGCGGAATCCGGGCCCAGTTCTCAACCAAGATAAATATTCAAATGTCGATGAAATCGGAAGAAATCCTGGCTCATTTTGAGGAGGAAACCGGCTATCATGCTCTCTATGACCAGGTCGGATATATGTTTCTCTTAGCCGATGAAAGGGAGCTGGCCGATTTCACCAGAGCGATGGAGCTCCAGCGTTCTCTGGGGCTGAAAGTCGAGCTTATTGAACCATCGGAAATCAATAAGATTGCTCCCCCGGTCAGGACTGACGACATTATCAAGGCTACCTACTGTAAGGATGACGGTCTGGCGGATCCCAGCGACCTGATTCAGGGTTATGCGACCGCCGGCCGCAGGCTGGGGGTCGAAATGCTGGTTGAGACTGAAGTAACCGGCTTTACGATGAAGGGCAACAGAATTACCGGCGTCATCACCAACAAGGGTGAAATTGAAACCCCGCTGGTGATCAACGCTGCTGGACCTTTCGCCGGTTTGATAGGCAAGATGGCCGGGACAGATGTCCCGATTGATCCCATCCGCCGGCAGATTGTTACGACCGGTGCTCTGGATTATATTCCACCGACTTTCCCCATGGTCGTTGATTTTAAATCCGGCCTTTATTTCCACAGAGAATCCCCCGGCCTCCTGCTCGGCTGGGCCGACAAGACTGTGAAGCCGGGATTCGATATCTCGGTCGACCCGGATTATACCGATACCATTTTGATGAAAGCTCTCGACCGAGTGCCCAAGCTGGAGACGGCGGAAGTATCCCGAAGTTGGGCAGGCCTGTATGAAACAACCCCTGACCATCATGCAATAATCGGTTATGGTAATGATGTTGAAGGGATGTTTCTGGTAGCTGGTTTTTCCGGCCATGGGCTGATGCACGCCCCGGCGGCCGGGATTGTCGCGGCCGAAGTGATATGTGGAAAAGAGCCCTCAATTGACATCTCCCCCCTCTCGCCGCAGAGGTTTATGAAGGGAATGGTTCACGAAGAGACCAACGTCATCTGA